A region of the Streptococcus oralis Uo5 genome:
TTTCAAGGAAGGTGACGATATGTCTGAAGAAACAATTGACTATGGACAAGTGACAGGAATGGTGCATTCGACAGAGAGTTTTGGGGCGGTAGATGGCCCTGGGATTCGGTTTATTGTCTTTTTGCAGGGCTGTCACATGCGTTGCCAGTACTGTCATAACCCTGATACATGGGCTATGGAGACCAATAAATCACGTGAACGGACAGTAGACGATGTCTTGACAGAAGCCCTTCGCTACCGTGGTTTCTGGGGAGACAAGGGAGGAATCACTGTTAGTGGTGGAGAAGCCCTCTTACAGATTGATTTCCTAATTGCCCTCTTTACCAAGGCCAAGGAAAAAGGAATCCACTGTACCTTGGATACCTGTGCCCTTCCATTCCGTAACAAACCACGTTATCTCGAAAAGTTTAATAAACTCATGGCGGTGACAGACTTGGTTCTCCTGGATATCAAGGAAATCAATGAAGAACAGCACAAGATTGTCACAAGCCAAACCAATAAAAACATCTTGGCCTGTGCCCAGTACCTATCAGATATCGGGAAGCCTGTTTGGATTCGCCATGTGCTGGTTCCAGGATTGACAGATAGAGATGAGGATTTGATCGAACTTGGTAAGTTTGTCAAGACCCTCAAAAATGTTGACAAGTTTGAAATCTTGCCTTATCACACGATGGGTGAGTTCAAGTGGCGTGAACTTGGAATTCCTTATTCGCTCGAAGGGGTCAAACCTCCAACAGCAGACCGTGTCAAGAATGCCAAGGAATTGATGGATACAGAAAGTTACCAAGATTACATGAAACGTGTTCATGGATAAAAAAGAAGCCTGATGGAGACATCGGGCTTTTGTGATGCAAAAAGACTTAGCCTCTCAGCTAAGCCTTTTTCTTATTTTCTAGAATGTTGTTTACCAGCATTGCGTTTTTTATGTTTCTTATTGGTCATGATCGCAGTTGCTTGGTTTGGAGTGACATCTTTGCGTCCGCCTCCAGTTGAAAACGAACTTGCTTTTGGTGGGTTTTTAGCAAATTCTTCACGAACTTTTTTGCGAAGTTTTGGACGAACAACATAGTTAACGATGAACTGTTGGAGAATCATCATGAAACCACCGACAACCCAGTAAAGGGTCACACTGGCTGGTGCGAAGAAGGAGAAGACGACAATCATGAGTGGGCTCATGTAAATCATTTTCTTGAGCTGTTCTCTTTGCATCTCATCTTCTACTCCATGAAGTGAAAGGAGTGATTGGAGATAGTAGAGGATACCAGCGAAGGCGACAAGGAGCAGACTTGGGGAACCAAGATTGATACCCAAGAAGGTAGAGCTAGCTACACCATCAGTGTATTGGGCTGCAAAGTAGATAGCAGAGAAGAAAGGCATTTGAATGAGGATAGGGAAACATCCTACTCCACCGAACACACTGATGCCATGTTCTTTCTGAGTATCCCAGAGAGCTTGTTGCGCTTCTAGTTTTTCTTCTTGAGTTGTTGCCTCTTTGAGGCGTTTTTGATGTGGTTCGAGGACGTGTTTGAGGGCATTCATCTTCTCAGAGTGAAGCGTTGCCTTCCATGATTGGTAGATACCAAGTGGCAAGATAATCAAACGCACGATGATGGTTACGATGATGATAGCCACACCAAAGCCTAGACCTTTATCAGTAGCAAAGTACTTGATGGCCTCTGCCATAGGTGCTCCGATGGTATTCCAAATCAATCCTGTGGGTTGTCCTGTTGCTTTGTCTACTTGGACACAGCCTGACAAGACGAGTAGCATAGCCACTCCCATAGCAGAGAGGGCAAAACGTTTAATAGATTTCAATGTTTTCATTCCTTCTTTAAAAATTATACCTTTCTATTCTACTGTTTTTTTGTAAAATATACAATAGTTCTAGAGACCTAATTTGCGACTTTGAAGTCCGAATAGGATGAAAAGTTGCTCATTTGTACATCTAGATAGGTAACTTTTGAAAAAGGTGTCGGACCTTTTCGGATCTCTTGGATAAATTTTGCCATAGTGGCAGAGGAGTCTGCCTGAGCAAGAATTTCCACTGTGCCATCGTCATTATTCCAGACACGACCAGTGATGCCACCGATTTCAAGAGCTAAAGTATAAACACCCCAACGGAAACCAACACCTTGCACCCTGCCTTGGGCAATCATTCTAACCTTTTGCATACCAAACCCCTTTGATTGTGTTATAATATTTCTATGACTATTATAACCTCAAAAGCCAATTCAGTGGTAAAAAATGCCAAGAAATTACATCAAAAAAAATATCGAAAGTCTGCTTATTTGATTGAGGGCTGGCACTTATTTGAAGAAGCTGTTCAAGCAGGAGTAACGATTGAGAAGATTTTTGCCTTAGAAAGTTACCGAGATCAGCTAGTTGCTTTTCCTCAAACTATCTGGGTTTCAGAGGAAATTTTGCGGGATTTAGCAGATACGCAAACTCCTCAAGGGATTGTTGCAGTGATTCAAAAAGAAGAAGTGGGACTGCCTGATCTCCATCAGGGCAAGTTTCTATTTTTAGAAGATGTCCAAGATCCAGGTAATGTGGGCACCATGATTCGGACGGCGGATGCTGCAGGTTTTACAGGAGTCATTGTTTCAGACAAGTCAGCGGATATCTACAGTCTTAAGACCCTACGTTCCATGCAAGGAAGTCATTTTCACTTGCCCATCTATCGTCTGCCTCTTGCCAGCTTTGTAGAAGAGGCCAAGAAGAGCTATTTGCCCATTCTGGCAACGACCTTATCGAGAGAGTCAAAGGATTATCGTGAGCTTTCTCCCTTAGAAAACTTTGCTTTAGTCATGGGAAATGAAGGACAGGGGATTAGTTCTGTTATGGCTGAGAGTGCTGATCAGCTGGTTCATATTAGCATGAAAGGCCGAGCGGAAAGTCTCAATGTGGCGGTTGCCGCAGGTATTTTGATGTTTTATTTCAGCTAATTTATAAAAACTTTGTTATAATCAAGACATATTTATAGAAAAAGGAGAATCAGAATGAATCAAACGATTATTCAAGAACGTTCAGGTCTCAATCAATTTTACGCTAAGGTTTATGCCTTTGTGGGACTTGGGATTGGTCTATCAGCTCTCGTGTCAGCTTTGATGTTGACAGTCTTTCAGTCCCAATTGGTCTACTTTTTAATGCATGGCCGTCTCTGGCTGATGATTGCAACTTTTGCAGAACTTGCTCTAGTCTTTGTTGCAAGTAGCATGGCTGCCAAAAATAGTCCAGCAGCTCTCCCAGTATTTTTAGTTTATTCTGTTTTAAATGGCTTTACGCTTAGTTTTGTCGTAGCCTTCTATACACCTGGGACCGTCTTATCAGCCTTTGTATCCAGTGCCCTTCTCTTCTTTGTCATGGCGGCAATCGGAATTTTCACTAAGAAAGATTTGAGTGGAATGGGCCGAGCTTTGATGGCAGCGCTTGTTGGTCTCATCATTGCCATGGTTGTGAATCTATTTTTAGCCAATAGCTTCTTTGACTACATGATTAGTATTGCCATGGTCTTGGTTTTCTCAGGTTTGATTGCTTGGGACAACCAAAAGATTCGCTATGTTTATGAGCAGTCACGAGGGCAAGTAGCGACAGGTTGGGTCATTTCAATGGCTCTCAGTATCTATCTAGACTTTATCAACCTCTTCCTTAGCATCTTACGTATCTTTGGTCGAAACGATTAATGAATAACAGAGTCAGTGTTCAAAAGAGCACTGACTTTTTCTTATTTACTCTTTTCTTTTCTTGGAAATAGGTGTATAATGCTTTTAACTAATTTTTGAGGAGCTGTTTATGAAGAAAAGTTTTATTCATCAACAAGAAGAAATTTCCTTTGTCAAAAACACTTTTACCCAGTATTTGAAAGATAAGTTAGAAGTTGTTGAAGTTCAAGGTCCTATCTTGAGCAAGGTCGGGGATGGGATGCAGGACAACCTGTCAGGTGTCGAAAATCCAGTATCTGTCAAGGTTTTGCAGATTCCAGATGAAACCTATGAAGTCGTTCACTCACTTGCCAAATGGAAACGCCACACCTTGGCTCGTTTTGGTTTCGGTGAAGGTGAGGGTCTGTTTGTTCACATGAAGGCCCTTCGTCCAGACGAAGATTCGCTTGATGCGACTCACTCAGTTTATGTGGACCAGTGGGACTGGGAGAAGGTTATCCCAAATGGTCAACGCAATATCGTCTATCTCAAAGAAACTGTTGAGAAGATTTACAAGGCTATTCGTCTGACAGAGCTAGCCGTAGAAGCCCGCTACGATATCGAATCCATCTTGCCAAAACAAATCACCTTCATTCACACAGAAGAGTTGGTGGAACGCTATCCAGATCTAACACCGAAAGAGCGTGAAAATGCGATCTGTAAAGAGTTTGGTGCAGTCTTCTTGATTGGTATCGGTGGCGAGTTGCCTGATGGCAAACCTCATGACGGCCGCGCACCTGACTACGATGACTGGACAACAGAGTCTGAAAATGGCTACAAGGGGTTGAATGGCGATATTCTCGTTTGGAACGAATCTCTTGGTTGTGCCTTTGAACTTTCATCAATGGGGATTCGGGTAGATGAGGATACCCTTCGTCGCCAAGTGGCTCTTACAGGAGACGAAGATCGTCTTGAGCTGGAATGGCATAAAGCTCTGCTTAACGGTCTTTTCCCACTGACAATCGGTGGAGGGATCGGACAGTCTCGTATGGCCATGTTCCTTCTTCGTAAGAAACACATCGGAGAGGTCCAGACCAGTGTCTGGCCTCAAGAAGTTCGCGATACGTACGAAAATATTTTGTAGAGAATCGAACCGCAAGGTTCGGTTTTCTTTCTCTTTTTGCCTATAATTTGGTATAATAAACGGTATGAAAATCGTATCAGGAATCTATGGGGGGCGTCCCCTCAAGACGCTAGAAGGCAAGACGACGAGGCCGACATCAGATAAGGTGCGTGGAGCTATCTTTAACATGATAGGTCCCTATTTTGAGGGTGGTCGTGTTTTGGATCTCTATGCTGGCAGTGGTGGTTTATCCATCGAGGCAGTCTCGCGTGGGATGTCCCATGCTGTCTTAGTGGAGCGGGATCGAAAGGCGCAAGCTATTATCGCTGAAAACATCCAAATGACCAAGGAAGTTTCCAAATTTCAGCTCTTAAAGATGGAGGCTGAACGGGCCTTGGAGCAAGTAAAAGATCCCTTTGACCTGGTCTTTTTAGATCCTCCCTATGCCAAGGAACAAATCGTTGCAGATATCGAGAAAATGGCAGAAAGAAACCTTTTCTCCGAAGAGGTCATGGTTGTCTGTGAAACCGATAAGTCTGTAGAACTCCCAGAAGAAATCGCCTGCTTAGGTATCTGGAAGGAAAAAATATATGGGATTAGTAAGGTGACAGTCTATGTCAGATAAAATTGGATTATTTACAGGTTCATTTGATCCGATGACAAATGGACATCTGGATATGATTGAACGTGCTAGCAAACTTTTTGACAAGCTCTATGTCGGGGTGTTCTACAATCCCCACAAACAAGGCTTTCTCCCTGTTGAAAACCGTAAACGAGCAGTCGAAAAAGCGGTGGCGCATTTAGATAATGTAGAGGTGCTGGCTTCTCATGACCAACTAGTTGTCGATGTTGCAAGAAGACTGGGTGCTAAGACCCTTGTCCGTGGCTTGCGAAATACCACCGACTTGCAATACGAGTCTAGCTTTGATTACTACAATCATCAACTGGCTCCAGAAATCGAAACCATTTACCTATATAGTCGCCCAGAGCATCTTTATATTAGCTCTTCGGCCGTGAGAGAACTTCTGAAGTTTGGTCAGGAGATTCAGCAATATGTCCCAAACAGTGTTGTGGAGGAATTAGAACATGAAGAAAAAAACTAGATGGCCCTTATATGTCATCCTAGCACTAGTATTGACGTTTTTAGCCTTTGTAGTACCTTTGCCATACTACATAGAAGTTCCAGGTGGAGCGGAAGATATTCGTCGCGTTTTGAAAGTCAATGAAACAGAAGACACAGAAGCAGGAGCTTACCAGTTTGTGACAGTTGGGATTCGACATGCAACCCTGTCGCATCTTGTCTATGCTTGGTTAACCCCTTTCACGGATATTAGAAGTGCCAAGGAGACTACGGGTGGCTCTACGGATGCAGAATTTATGCGGATTAATCAGTTCTACATGCAAACTTCTCAAAACATGGCCAAGTATCAAGGATTGAAGACGGCTGGAAAAGATATTGAACTCAAGTATCTGGGAGTCTATGTCTTGACCGTGACGGACAATTCAACTTTTAAGGGCATTCTGAACATTGCGGATACCGTGACGGCTGTTAATGACAAAACGTTTGACAGTTCAAAAGACTTGGTTGACTATGTTAATTCTCAACAATTAGGGGATACGGTCAAGGTAACCTATGAAGAAGACGGAAAAGTCAAGTCTGCAGAAGGTAAAATTATCACTCTCGAAAACGGGAAAAACGGTATTGGGATTGGTTTGATTGACCGTACGGAAGTGACCAGTGACGTTCCAATTCGCTTTTCAACAGCTGGTATCGGCGGGCCAAGTGCTGGTCTCATGTTTAGTCTCGCTATCTACACCCAGATAGCAGATCCAGGACTTCGTAATGGCCGCATCGTTGCGGGAACGGGAACCATTGATCGCGATGGAAATGTTGGCGATATCGGTGGAATTGACAAAAAAGTAGTTGCAGCCTCTCGTCAGGGAGCCAACATCTTTTTTGCTCCTGACAATCCAGTCACCGAGGAAGCAAAAAAAGCAGATCCCAATGCGAAAAGCAACTATGAAACAGCCCTAGAAGCTGCTAAAACGATCAAAACAGAGATGAAAATCGTTCCGGTTAAAACCTTGCAGGATGCGATTGATTACCTTAAAAACAATCCCTAATTCGTAGAAAAATCGAAAACTAGCGCGCAAGCGGATAAGATGGTATAATAGTCAAATGGTTCAATTATTATTCACTCTAAGTAGTCATATACTCTTTATTTATTTGAGTTTTTACCTTTTGAAGGATCTTGTGAGATGGGAAAAGGTTTTAAAAGTAACCGCTACTAACACAAAAAAGGTTCGTTTGTTGGTAGGCTTCTTTAGTATTGTAATGGGCTACATCTTGAGTTCATTCTTTATCAGTTTGTACCAACTGTGGCAAGAAGCGCTTAGAGGACTATTATAAAATCAAAAGTAAAGGAAACAACTATGGAAAAAATTGTAGTTCAAGGCGGAGATAATCGTCTGGTCGGGAGTGTGACAATCGAGGGAGCAAAGAATGCAGTCTTGCCTTTGTTGGCGGCGACTATTCTAGCAAGCAAGGGTAAGACAGTCTTGCAGAACGTCCCAATCTTGTCAGATGTTTTCACCATGAATCAAGT
Encoded here:
- a CDS encoding Bax inhibitor-1/YccA family protein, which encodes MNQTIIQERSGLNQFYAKVYAFVGLGIGLSALVSALMLTVFQSQLVYFLMHGRLWLMIATFAELALVFVASSMAAKNSPAALPVFLVYSVLNGFTLSFVVAFYTPGTVLSAFVSSALLFFVMAAIGIFTKKDLSGMGRALMAALVGLIIAMVVNLFLANSFFDYMISIAMVLVFSGLIAWDNQKIRYVYEQSRGQVATGWVISMALSIYLDFINLFLSILRIFGRND
- a CDS encoding DUF1146 family protein yields the protein MVQLLFTLSSHILFIYLSFYLLKDLVRWEKVLKVTATNTKKVRLLVGFFSIVMGYILSSFFISLYQLWQEALRGLL
- the rsmD gene encoding 16S rRNA (guanine(966)-N(2))-methyltransferase RsmD; amino-acid sequence: MKIVSGIYGGRPLKTLEGKTTRPTSDKVRGAIFNMIGPYFEGGRVLDLYAGSGGLSIEAVSRGMSHAVLVERDRKAQAIIAENIQMTKEVSKFQLLKMEAERALEQVKDPFDLVFLDPPYAKEQIVADIEKMAERNLFSEEVMVVCETDKSVELPEEIACLGIWKEKIYGISKVTVYVR
- a CDS encoding SepM family pheromone-processing serine protease; the encoded protein is MKKKTRWPLYVILALVLTFLAFVVPLPYYIEVPGGAEDIRRVLKVNETEDTEAGAYQFVTVGIRHATLSHLVYAWLTPFTDIRSAKETTGGSTDAEFMRINQFYMQTSQNMAKYQGLKTAGKDIELKYLGVYVLTVTDNSTFKGILNIADTVTAVNDKTFDSSKDLVDYVNSQQLGDTVKVTYEEDGKVKSAEGKIITLENGKNGIGIGLIDRTEVTSDVPIRFSTAGIGGPSAGLMFSLAIYTQIADPGLRNGRIVAGTGTIDRDGNVGDIGGIDKKVVAASRQGANIFFAPDNPVTEEAKKADPNAKSNYETALEAAKTIKTEMKIVPVKTLQDAIDYLKNNP
- a CDS encoding acylphosphatase, whose translation is MQKVRMIAQGRVQGVGFRWGVYTLALEIGGITGRVWNNDDGTVEILAQADSSATMAKFIQEIRKGPTPFSKVTYLDVQMSNFSSYSDFKVAN
- the yidC gene encoding membrane protein insertase YidC, with translation MKSIKRFALSAMGVAMLLVLSGCVQVDKATGQPTGLIWNTIGAPMAEAIKYFATDKGLGFGVAIIIVTIIVRLIILPLGIYQSWKATLHSEKMNALKHVLEPHQKRLKEATTQEEKLEAQQALWDTQKEHGISVFGGVGCFPILIQMPFFSAIYFAAQYTDGVASSTFLGINLGSPSLLLVAFAGILYYLQSLLSLHGVEDEMQREQLKKMIYMSPLMIVVFSFFAPASVTLYWVVGGFMMILQQFIVNYVVRPKLRKKVREEFAKNPPKASSFSTGGGRKDVTPNQATAIMTNKKHKKRNAGKQHSRK
- the pflA gene encoding pyruvate formate-lyase-activating protein, coding for MSEETIDYGQVTGMVHSTESFGAVDGPGIRFIVFLQGCHMRCQYCHNPDTWAMETNKSRERTVDDVLTEALRYRGFWGDKGGITVSGGEALLQIDFLIALFTKAKEKGIHCTLDTCALPFRNKPRYLEKFNKLMAVTDLVLLDIKEINEEQHKIVTSQTNKNILACAQYLSDIGKPVWIRHVLVPGLTDRDEDLIELGKFVKTLKNVDKFEILPYHTMGEFKWRELGIPYSLEGVKPPTADRVKNAKELMDTESYQDYMKRVHG
- a CDS encoding TrmH family RNA methyltransferase, which codes for MTIITSKANSVVKNAKKLHQKKYRKSAYLIEGWHLFEEAVQAGVTIEKIFALESYRDQLVAFPQTIWVSEEILRDLADTQTPQGIVAVIQKEEVGLPDLHQGKFLFLEDVQDPGNVGTMIRTADAAGFTGVIVSDKSADIYSLKTLRSMQGSHFHLPIYRLPLASFVEEAKKSYLPILATTLSRESKDYRELSPLENFALVMGNEGQGISSVMAESADQLVHISMKGRAESLNVAVAAGILMFYFS
- the coaD gene encoding pantetheine-phosphate adenylyltransferase produces the protein MSDKIGLFTGSFDPMTNGHLDMIERASKLFDKLYVGVFYNPHKQGFLPVENRKRAVEKAVAHLDNVEVLASHDQLVVDVARRLGAKTLVRGLRNTTDLQYESSFDYYNHQLAPEIETIYLYSRPEHLYISSSAVRELLKFGQEIQQYVPNSVVEELEHEEKN
- the asnA gene encoding aspartate--ammonia ligase, producing the protein MKKSFIHQQEEISFVKNTFTQYLKDKLEVVEVQGPILSKVGDGMQDNLSGVENPVSVKVLQIPDETYEVVHSLAKWKRHTLARFGFGEGEGLFVHMKALRPDEDSLDATHSVYVDQWDWEKVIPNGQRNIVYLKETVEKIYKAIRLTELAVEARYDIESILPKQITFIHTEELVERYPDLTPKERENAICKEFGAVFLIGIGGELPDGKPHDGRAPDYDDWTTESENGYKGLNGDILVWNESLGCAFELSSMGIRVDEDTLRRQVALTGDEDRLELEWHKALLNGLFPLTIGGGIGQSRMAMFLLRKKHIGEVQTSVWPQEVRDTYENIL